The sequence below is a genomic window from Sander lucioperca isolate FBNREF2018 chromosome 6, SLUC_FBN_1.2, whole genome shotgun sequence.
ACCTTTAAGTGACAAAAAGAATACAAACATTGTCAAACTTTTTTTCTAGTACGAACACAACTGTGGAAATTGAACGAAATACTGCTCATCTACGTTTACAGTGATACAACTGGATTTCAACTGGTGAAAAATTGAAGTGTCTCTCAAAATCGTAATGTAGTGTCAACAAAACAGACCTGTTCTTGTCATTTGTCTGCAGTTATATCTCTCTCCTTGGGTGTATCATGTTTACTTtcctttttctcctctctcttttctctgcttctgctCCGACGAtccctgtctctatctctctccctctccctgtctcGGTCTTTGCCCCGGTCTTTCCCACgttctctgtccctgtctcgTTCCCTGCTTCGGGATCTGTCCCGTCTCCTGTCTCGCTCACGTTCGCGCTCTCGATCACGGTTTCTCCCTCTGTCGCGGTCGTGGTCCCTCTTGTCAGAATCCCTGCCTTTGTCTTtatccctgtctctctcccggTCTCTCCTCTTGTCTGTGTCTTGATCCCTGTGCCGCTCTCCTTCCGTGTCCCTGTGCCTCtcgccctccctccctctgctgCGGTCTCTTTCTCGGGTACGCTCCGGATCATGTTCTCTTTCTCGGGTACGTTCAGGATCACGGTCTCTTTCTCGCCCTCGCTCCGGGTGGTGTTCTTTTTCTCGGGTATGTTCAGGATCACGGTCTCTTTCTCGGCCACGCTCCGGATCGCGGTCTCTTTCTCGACCACTCTCGGGATCGCGGTCTCTTTCTCGACCACGCTCAGGATCGCGGTCTCTTTCTCGGCCACGCTCCGGATCGCGGTCTCTTTCTCGGCCACGCTCCGGATCGCGGTCTCTTTCTCGGCCACGCTCTGGATCGCGGTCTCTTTCTCTGCCACGCTCCGGATCGCGATCTCTTTCTCGGGTACGCTCCGGATCGCGGTCTCTTTCTCGGGTACGCTCCGGATCGCGGTCTCTTTCTCGGCTGCGCTCTGGATCGTGGTCCCTTTCTCTCGCTCTATCCCACTCTCGCTCTCTGCTCCACTGCTTGCCCTGGCCCCTGTCCCATGAAGGCCTGCCGGCGTGGGGGACTTCCCGCTCTCTTTCCCTCCGGCGGTCCTCGGAcagctccctctgtctctcttcagaGTGTTGTGAGGGACCAGAAGCAGGTTCTCTGTGCCCTCCTTCAAAGCGACTAAAGCAATCGCCACTGCGGGGTTCTGAGTCCTCTCGGGTggtgctgctcctcctcctcatttcAGGAGAGTGGCGGCGCCAGTGGTCGTCCCGGTGCATGTCTGGACTGTGGGCTCCCATGCGACTTGGAGGACCTATGGGAGCCTCTGGAGGAGTTGGCAGTAGTGGCCCACTGTGGCGAACAGGTCTAGCCTCATCAGAGTGCCTATCGAAGCGGTACCGCTCTGATCCTCCAAAATGCTGAAAAAGGTGGGGTCTATTCTCCTGAGGGGGAGGACCTCGGTTCTCATCAAAAGATCCTCGATGTGGTGGTGAGGAGTGAGGTCTGGAGCTCCCGTACTGGTTATGTGGATTGAAGTGCTGTCCACTCATCTCGCTACTTGAAGGTGGGCCTCTTCTGTCCTCATACTGGTTAGGTGGAGGTCCCCGGTACGCTGGACCTGGCGGAGGACCCTGATTGTCTTTAAAAACATGGAGATCCACATTTAGCTTAAAAGCATTGGAATTGTCTTTGTTATAATGTTCTGCAGGGCCTCGAGGTTGGTCTACCATCGGGGGTTGAGCCCCATGGTCACCAAACTGAGATGGCGGGGGACCCCTGGGCCCTGGGAAGTGGGACGGAGGAGGAAGTCGGTTTTCAAAGTGACCAGGAGGTGGCCCCGTAAAAGGCGGAGGAGGACCTCTGTTGGCAGGGAAATTAAATGGTGGTGGAAGACCAGTGAATCTTGGTGGAGGTAAACTGTTCTGTCCATCAAAAGTAGGAGGTGGGGGAAGGCCTGTAGGGTGACCTTGCTGTCTAATGTGCTGTGGGGGAATGGAGGGATCAAACATTTGAGGAGCAGGGCCTCTCTGGGCCATTGGAGGGAATGATGGCGGTGGTCCTCTGGGTGGCATTATATTCTGGGGAGGTGGTCCAGGAGGGACCTGCTGCTGCAGTGGCTGGGGGCTTGGCCACTGGTTCTGATAGGGAGGGTATGCCGTCGGAGGAGGACCATATTGCTGGCTGTTGTCACTCTGCATGGGGAGAGGACCACGTACAGGGAGAGGAACATGGATGGGTGGAGGGGGTCCCTGCATAGGAGGACCTGACATTGGAGGAAGACCCTGCATGGGTGGTGGCATAGACATCGGCGGAGGCCTCATTATCAGGCTTTGTCCCTGCATGCGATGGGGCGGAGGGAAGTTGGATGGTGGGGTAATGTCAGCTGGTGGTCTGTATTCGCTGTCAAAGCCTGGTGTTGACATGTAATGCGGCATGTGATGGGACTGAGTGTCAACCTTTGTTGTGCTCTGAGTGAGTACTGGGATTGTCGACGTTATCGTGGAGGTGTTTGCAGGCTCATTAAAATAACTTGTGGTTGGTGCATCTTGGCTATTCTCCTCATACTCTGGGTCCTCACCAGCTTTTAAAATACTGGCAGCATTTGGCCAAATACTGTACTTGTCCATCTCGGTTTCCGCCTTGAGTGGCTCAGCTTCCTCAGTTTTCACTTCTTTCTCATCCATGTAGTTGAACTCCATATCAGGTTCCACCTCCTCTCCTAATAAAGGAATTGCTACATCTGCCTCGTCTGACTGCATGAAGGGTAGCGTTTCGCTTATCACTTCATTATGAGGCAGTGATGTCTCTGAGCCTTGTAAGGAGTCTGGGAGTTCAGTTACATCAGACAGCTGAGGCTCTTGAACCACAGGTTGTGGGGAAGGAGTAGAATCTTCCAACAGAGCAGATGTCTCCTCTTGCTCTTCGGGATCATCAGTCAGCTTCCTGCCAGCCGCAGCCTGGCGAGGATCCCTGCTCTGTCGGGGATCTCTCTTCTGGTTGATCAAGGGAGCAACCGTTGAGGACTTCACTAGTTCCTCAACCTTTTTGCCAAGCTGCAGTAGCTGAGTGTTGCCCAAAAGGGATTTGGCAGGTTGAGTTAAGAGTGTGTCTGAAAGTGTCGATGAGGCACCAGGTGTCCCTGTAGAGGACGTTTGCTGCTCTCCCTTTTTCTGGAATGTCTGATCCCCAATCTGTTTAAGGCTCTCCAAGATCTTTTGTGGATCAGTTACAGATTCAGTTGGAATCTTAGCTTTACCTGGTACTACAGTTTTGACCTCTTCAAAAATTGAGTCATCCTCTGGGTCATACGCTACATCATCACCTTCATTCGCAACCACCTCGGGCTGCTTAGAGATTTCAGGTTTGCTTACTACCTCTACAGGCTTCTTAGGCACATTATAGCCCCTACTGGGGTCATACTCTTCTTCTGGATCATACGGTCGGTCATCATCCTCCTCCACCAGTTTCTCTTTAGAGCTCTGTGCAAACTGCTGCATGGTAGCGGGCGGGACGAGTAGTTCTCCACCCTGATCAGACGGAGAGTTGGAAGCTTCTGAATCATGCTTTTTCTTCCCAAAAAGAGTGTTGAGGATGGTCTGAAGAGGAGTGGCAGCTGCTGCAGAGGAAGCAACAGAGCTAGATGAGGATGGGGAGTCCTTGCCAGTGGTAGTGGATGTGACTTTAACAGAGGACAAGAAGGAAAGGACTGAGGAGGTGGCCACAGTGCTGCTTGAGGTCTCAGAGGAGTTGGGTGGAGGTGACCCAGGAGGAGTCGTACTGAAGGGGATGTCAAGACTCTGTCGTGTTAATCTTTCTGCTCTGACTGAAGGAGATGGCTTTGGAAGGCCAGTGTCATCGACATCTTTGGTTTGAGTCTTGGACCGTTTTTCCTCAAATTCCAACGGTGCACCAGTACGCTTTCTGTCCTTCTGGCAGACCAGCAGCCCCAAGAGGAGGTTGGGACGAACTGGTTCAAGACCTGCAAGATGGACAAAACAAGCTTAGAAAACATTTGCACTAACAGAAACAATTTCACAAAATAGACTGCCATTATTCCTGCTACTGCTAAAATAAAAGATTTGATTATTTCTGACGTATGCAATGGACACAAAAAACGGATGAACTGAGAGCCTCTAAAAATTGTCTACAATACATGCATAAAAAAACTAGTAGCACAGAAGGCTTTATCAGATATAAAAAACAAAGTTCTCCCAACTCCAAGGTGTATCTTTTTTATTCAACAAACGACAAAGGTAGGAATGACTGTTCAAGTTTACTTGTCTACAGTTTAGTCAGTAGTCATTAAACTTGTTTTGTGAATTAAACATACTGACAACAGTAATTCACCAACATCACTTGACCGCACCCGAAAATTGCCAAAACATGACTGCAAGAAAACTGGAACAGATTGTAAACTATAATATAATTCTGGTTAATCAACAGTCAGGTGCATACATTAGGTCTTACTGAAGTTTGATTTTTCAGCCTGGTCATAAAAACAAATCCAAGAAGtgtaattttatttttctgaagCTACTCAATTAATAAAGGAAACACTTTTAATATCCTCTTTCTGAGGCACAATATGCAGGAGTAGATCTCCTGATGCTTGAAACCCTCCAAGATGTACAACCTTTATACTTCTGGAAGTTCAACTACTTCTGTACTTGTAGCAATGTGGGTATCGTTAACAGTGTTGTACAATCACTGTAAAGTTTACATCAAGTACTGCAAGTTACCATATAAACACCAGTGTGGTATACAATGGATGTTATGTCATAGCAATTTATTGATTATACAGTTGTTcaattatgtttatatatgaGCCAAGTTTTAATAAACAACAGGCTGAGACTGGACTCAAATGGCACCAACCTGCGATGCAAACTTCTTCCTTTATTAGAAATGTGTGATACAAAGTCAGATACACAGCAGAGACCACAGCAGCTGttactgtatatgtacagaAGTGTGTTCTGGGGGAAATTCATCAAGGAGTGTGAGTGCCCTCTACAGTACAAACCCATGAATCCACAAGCTCTAATTAAATAAGTCCAAAGATGACACTAAATATACTCACCATAggtacaaagacaaaaaaacaactttacagCAAAAACATTACAATAAATGCAACTACATTCATGTCACCACAAAGGTATATTTGTGTATCCCTGTAAATGCTTACCTGGCCCATCAAACGGTAAAAGTTTGGAGGGTAATGGGTCCTTTGAGCCCAGTGGGATGAGATAGAGGTCTTTGATACGACGGTTGTTGTTAGCCACCACACCAAATCGTTTCCTGCTGCTAAagtaagaaaagagagagacatatgccacctcctcttcctctgtggcTGGGTGGAAACGGATCAGACACAGTTCCTGCAAACAGAGAGCAAAAAACAGTATGTAAGTGATGCAAGGccttaaaaaaaagatgttaaaCACTTTGATAGAGATTTCTCCAAACAAACCTTGGAAAGCGAGGTTTTCAGTTTCCCAACGTAGTCCCACACAGTGGTTGGAGTTATCCGTCCTCCAACATGAATGGTGTCTGGCAAATCCTGCACAACATTGACAACACTAAGTATGATGCTCTTGCTTATATGTATGCCCAAAGGTTTTGCATTCAGCTTAATCACCAGGCAAAACTGCTAACCTCCTTGAGGTGTTCAAAGGATCCTGACACCAAATAAGCCTTGGTCACAAACTTGGCCACAGCCTGCATGTTGATAAATCCTTTCCAAATCTTCTCTTGACCATGGAGAAAGATAGCTGTCTCACCCTCAGGAGGAGGCTCGGATGTACTGTAAAAACCAAACAGACTTTCTTTTAGAGAAAACCCAATATCCAAGAACAATGACACGGCCCCATCTTCCTCTACTGTAGAACCACCAATCCTGTTTAAAAATAGAATTTTACATATACGTTTTCTCATGCAATTTTAGcacacaacaaaaatatattgcTAACAAATGTTAGTCCACCACAAAACCCAGCAAGTCCGGGAAGAGCTAATTCATAAAATCGTAATGAGATTGAGCACCTTGTTTTCACTGGTTTGGACGTGGCTACTGCAGATGGTGGAGCTGGGGGCATCGGCAGTGGTGCTTTGGGTGCAATGTCTACTGGAGCACTAACAGGAGCTGGGAGTGTTTCTGCTGAGTTGTTGATGGGTTTTTCTGGAGCAGTGTAGGTGACAGTCACACTGGAGCTGTGCCTGGCCATGCGTGGGTCTCTGCGGGTGATGCTGACAGAGGACACAGTGGGAGTGATAGGTGCTGGGGCCTCGGCTGGAGGTGCCAGCATATTGAGGTCCAGCTGTGGCTGTGATTCTGGGACAGCTGACTCCATGATAGACTGGTAGGATGGAGGCATTGCGTGTTTGTAGGCTAAGGGGTCTTGGTGCTGGTAAGCTGTGGGGTCCTGTGTTTGGCTGACAGGGGAGACAGTTTCAGGCTTCTTGGTCAGTTTGGCTCTCTTAGCTGCAGGCTCGTCTTCCGTCTTCTGACCTGGAGGGCAAGATTAAAAGAGTTACCTGTTGTATAACAAATCATGTTAAATTTGCTGGATGAATATCCTTCTTCCGTGTCTCATTTACCTGTGCATATTTTACAGTTGAGGTCAAATAGATGAGTCCTGTGTTCAGAAGTTGTGTCTTTGAGCATGGTACTAAAAATGTCTGGCATGCTGCTGCCACTGTTCCCCTCCACAGCAGAGGGCTGAGCCGAAACTGAAGGAGTGGCGCTAGACTCCTCTTGGTCCTGTGGACACAGAAAAGAGGACCTCCATCAAATCTTAGGTGAAAAGGAACAGTCGATGGTCATTCACATAACACCCAGAATTTTGGATTACTATGATGTACAACACTATACTTTTTGCAAAGTACATGCGAGTAGGTTTAATGCCTAACAATGATGAAGAAAGACAAAGCtttagaaataaagaaataacacTGAAGGACAGTTGGCAAAATAACTAACCTgcaatatcttttgctacggtATTTACTTTGCCAGATTTGTGTTACACTTTGTTAATAAGCACTCCATGCACAGGTGAAAAGGAAAAGTGTGAAAGCTAAAGAAAGACAGCATGCCACCACTTACTGCAGCAGAAGCCATGCGAGTAGATGAAGTGGTGGCAGAGATACATACATCTGTATCGGATGTTGGCGGAGCATCCTCCATATCCATGCTATGTAAGCCAGAGTCATGCCTGTTGCCTAGTTTGGAATGCTCCAAAAGGACCCTTGCACTGGGAGACTGGGCCTGCAGGAAACAACCAGATAAAGTATGCTGTAGCAATTTATGTATAACAGTTCCAAACTCTCAACAGGGAACTCTTTGACCATGTGCTTGGCGTTTAGTTAAAGATAAGTAACATTTACCTCAGGAGCAGTGGGCTTCTTCCACTCGGATATCTCTTTGGAAAGCAATTCTTCCGCACTTAGTCTCACCAGTCTGAAGGGACTAACCTCACCACCCACTACCCTGTAGAACAAGCCCTGAGACAAACATAACACAGCAATTTAACACCTCAATATGAGGGACATCAAGTAAGCTCAGAAAACCAAAGCTTTTCAGGCTGTAGGCATTCACAACTCTGTAAACACAAGGTgtactaaaaatatatataaatataaaaataagtgCATGC
It includes:
- the dido1 gene encoding death-inducer obliterator 1 isoform X2 gives rise to the protein MEENASPELSLAPEPEQSQDRMDSCSQGFGEGNTEQKEQFQTESENVAEETLEEPDTSSKANSEVKKTWSFRRSTVAKREMPVEAATDSPDNRCPVRRSGRQSKRTDKLEEFLLTAKRGSRKSAPPSLESGDPPSQTPTDETASEASFDGNADTKPVEDKVESPERRTRSGARKQTQRRNRGGRRARGRGGVTVKDEGSSENEEDSRDAAKKDQLPDKTEEKKDEESYPRPEDVACTNTVQPQPEQDSERKEVLDEKNKHGDENDKVESEKETDKETDEDSTESDKPAAMLVKRGPIRTYINKKRAANKNATPVKGPAPANKITTVKRETKPKATQASGMTHKAQTQVDNDDENDSSMSSSSSSSSIDSDEGGYDPNALYCICRQKHNKRFMICCDRCEEWFHGDCVGITEARGRLMERNGEDYICPNCTAKKNQVVRPATSILATSTDIGKPRAPASALAFSATSEEKTNTSGVNAVAALPSSTAGTEEKGAEDMGIKGRIEKATNPTGKKKIKIFQPAIQQPAQPKAGPKSAPTMEKKAAPTAEQKALPDAEQKVASNVEVKTTPTVEVPDEKAGPKAEEESSLPKCIGPGCENNAQPDSVYCGNDCILEHAAAAMKSITDVKDPKQKDKAKAQKTKSTPKRSVAGGKKKPKNSREDSDSEEDRSADLDDDDDEDEHAEEHPPPPATASWSSDHNYIAVTPEKTTPISPTVLNKKSPPKEEKQSEKKEKEPPLAPEKPSRATATPVKGNKKSATTKAAKVSPKGRKPSLQATSSKAPKKPATPQSKTAAKSKKPGSTPVHTPSRFPPGPIHVTGALRVTKSNFTIPKKQPQQKDAPSHSNLSSASRVPSSPVSSAPSSHSLSSRPPHPAASAPPMSPMSPPPNNQMRTNIRRSLTDILYKRVSDSDDLKMTESEVARLAVAIEKEMFNLCLSTDSKYKNKYRSLMFNLKDPKNKGLFYRVVGGEVSPFRLVRLSAEELLSKEISEWKKPTAPEAQSPSARVLLEHSKLGNRHDSGLHSMDMEDAPPTSDTDDQEESSATPSVSAQPSAVEGNSGSSMPDIFSTMLKDTTSEHRTHLFDLNCKICTGQKTEDEPAAKRAKLTKKPETVSPVSQTQDPTAYQHQDPLAYKHAMPPSYQSIMESAVPESQPQLDLNMLAPPAEAPAPITPTVSSVSITRRDPRMARHSSSVTVTYTAPEKPINNSAETLPAPVSAPVDIAPKAPLPMPPAPPSAVATSKPVKTSTSEPPPEGETAIFLHGQEKIWKGFINMQAVAKFVTKAYLVSGSFEHLKEDLPDTIHVGGRITPTTVWDYVGKLKTSLSKELCLIRFHPATEEEEVAYVSLFSYFSSRKRFGVVANNNRRIKDLYLIPLGSKDPLPSKLLPFDGPGLEPVRPNLLLGLLVCQKDRKRTGAPLEFEEKRSKTQTKDVDDTGLPKPSPSVRAERLTRQSLDIPFSTTPPGSPPPNSSETSSSTVATSSVLSFLSSVKVTSTTTGKDSPSSSSSVASSAAAATPLQTILNTLFGKKKHDSEASNSPSDQGGELLVPPATMQQFAQSSKEKLVEEDDDRPYDPEEEYDPSRGYNVPKKPVEVVSKPEISKQPEVVANEGDDVAYDPEDDSIFEEVKTVVPGKAKIPTESVTDPQKILESLKQIGDQTFQKKGEQQTSSTGTPGASSTLSDTLLTQPAKSLLGNTQLLQLGKKVEELVKSSTVAPLINQKRDPRQSRDPRQAAAGRKLTDDPEEQEETSALLEDSTPSPQPVVQEPQLSDVTELPDSLQGSETSLPHNEVISETLPFMQSDEADVAIPLLGEEVEPDMEFNYMDEKEVKTEEAEPLKAETEMDKYSIWPNAASILKAGEDPEYEENSQDAPTTSYFNEPANTSTITSTIPVLTQSTTKVDTQSHHMPHYMSTPGFDSEYRPPADITPPSNFPPPHRMQGQSLIMRPPPMSMPPPMQGLPPMSGPPMQGPPPPIHVPLPVRGPLPMQSDNSQQYGPPPTAYPPYQNQWPSPQPLQQQVPPGPPPQNIMPPRGPPPSFPPMAQRGPAPQMFDPSIPPQHIRQQGHPTGLPPPPTFDGQNSLPPPRFTGLPPPFNFPANRGPPPPFTGPPPGHFENRLPPPSHFPGPRGPPPSQFGDHGAQPPMVDQPRGPAEHYNKDNSNAFKLNVDLHVFKDNQGPPPGPAYRGPPPNQYEDRRGPPSSSEMSGQHFNPHNQYGSSRPHSSPPHRGSFDENRGPPPQENRPHLFQHFGGSERYRFDRHSDEARPVRHSGPLLPTPPEAPIGPPSRMGAHSPDMHRDDHWRRHSPEMRRRSSTTREDSEPRSGDCFSRFEGGHREPASGPSQHSEERQRELSEDRRREREREVPHAGRPSWDRGQGKQWSREREWDRARERDHDPERSRERDRDPERTRERDRDPERTRERDRDPERGRERDRDPERGRERDRDPERGRERDRDPERGRERDRDPERGRERDRDPESGRERDRDPERGRERDRDPEHTREKEHHPERGRERDRDPERTREREHDPERTRERDRSRGREGERHRDTEGERHRDQDTDKRRDRERDRDKDKGRDSDKRDHDRDRGRNRDRERERERDRRRDRSRSRERDRDRERGKDRGKDRDRERERDRDRDRRSRSREKREEKKESKHDTPKERDITADK
- the dido1 gene encoding death-inducer obliterator 1 isoform X1; translation: MEENASPELSLAPEPEQSQDRMDSCSQGFGEGNTEQKEQFQTESENVAEETLEEPDTSSKANSEVKKTWSFRRSTVAKREMPVEAATDSPDNRCPVRRSGRQSKRTDKLEEFLLTAKRGSRKSAPPSLESGDPPSQTPTDETASEASFDGNADTKPVEDKVESPERRTRSGARKQTQRRNRGGRRARGRGGVTVKDEGSSENEEDSRDAAKKDQLPDKTEEKKDEESYPRPEDVACTNTVQPQPEQDSERKEVLDEKNKHGDENDKVESEKETDKETDEDSTESDKPAAMLVKRGPIRTYINKKRAANKNATPVKGPAPANKITTVKRETKPKATQASGMTHKAQTQVDNDDENDSSMSSSSSSSSIDSDEGGYDPNALYCICRQKHNKRFMICCDRCEEWFHGDCVGITEARGRLMERNGEDYICPNCTAKKNQVVRPATSILATSTDIGKPRAPASALAFSATSEEKTNTSGVNAVAALPSSTAGTEEKGAEDMGIKGRIEKATNPTGKKKIKIFQPAIQQPAQPKAGPKSAPTMEKKAAPTAEQKALPDAEQKVASNVEVKTTPTVEVPDEKAGPKAEEESSLPKCIGPGCENNAQPDSVYCGNDCILEHAAAAMKSITDVKDPKQKDKAKAQKTKSTPKRSVAGGKKKPKNSREDSDSEEDRSADLDDDDDEDEHAEEHPPPPATASWSSDHNYIAVTPEKTTPISPTVLNKKSPPKEEKQSEKKEKEPPLAPEKPSRATATPVKGNKKSATTKAAKVSPKGRKPSLQATSSKAPKKPATPQSKTAAKSKKPGSTPVHTPSRFPPGPIHVTGALRVTKSNFTIPKKQPQQKDAPSHSNLSSASRVPSSPVSSAPSSHSLSSRPPHPAASAPPMSPMSPPPNNQMRTNIRRSLTDILYKRVSDSDDLKMTESEVARLAVAIEKEMFNLCLSTDSKYKNKYRSLMFNLKDPKNKGLFYRVVGGEVSPFRLVRLSAEELLSKEISEWKKPTAPEAQSPSARVLLEHSKLGNRHDSGLHSMDMEDAPPTSDTDVCISATTSSTRMASAADQEESSATPSVSAQPSAVEGNSGSSMPDIFSTMLKDTTSEHRTHLFDLNCKICTGQKTEDEPAAKRAKLTKKPETVSPVSQTQDPTAYQHQDPLAYKHAMPPSYQSIMESAVPESQPQLDLNMLAPPAEAPAPITPTVSSVSITRRDPRMARHSSSVTVTYTAPEKPINNSAETLPAPVSAPVDIAPKAPLPMPPAPPSAVATSKPVKTSTSEPPPEGETAIFLHGQEKIWKGFINMQAVAKFVTKAYLVSGSFEHLKEDLPDTIHVGGRITPTTVWDYVGKLKTSLSKELCLIRFHPATEEEEVAYVSLFSYFSSRKRFGVVANNNRRIKDLYLIPLGSKDPLPSKLLPFDGPGLEPVRPNLLLGLLVCQKDRKRTGAPLEFEEKRSKTQTKDVDDTGLPKPSPSVRAERLTRQSLDIPFSTTPPGSPPPNSSETSSSTVATSSVLSFLSSVKVTSTTTGKDSPSSSSSVASSAAAATPLQTILNTLFGKKKHDSEASNSPSDQGGELLVPPATMQQFAQSSKEKLVEEDDDRPYDPEEEYDPSRGYNVPKKPVEVVSKPEISKQPEVVANEGDDVAYDPEDDSIFEEVKTVVPGKAKIPTESVTDPQKILESLKQIGDQTFQKKGEQQTSSTGTPGASSTLSDTLLTQPAKSLLGNTQLLQLGKKVEELVKSSTVAPLINQKRDPRQSRDPRQAAAGRKLTDDPEEQEETSALLEDSTPSPQPVVQEPQLSDVTELPDSLQGSETSLPHNEVISETLPFMQSDEADVAIPLLGEEVEPDMEFNYMDEKEVKTEEAEPLKAETEMDKYSIWPNAASILKAGEDPEYEENSQDAPTTSYFNEPANTSTITSTIPVLTQSTTKVDTQSHHMPHYMSTPGFDSEYRPPADITPPSNFPPPHRMQGQSLIMRPPPMSMPPPMQGLPPMSGPPMQGPPPPIHVPLPVRGPLPMQSDNSQQYGPPPTAYPPYQNQWPSPQPLQQQVPPGPPPQNIMPPRGPPPSFPPMAQRGPAPQMFDPSIPPQHIRQQGHPTGLPPPPTFDGQNSLPPPRFTGLPPPFNFPANRGPPPPFTGPPPGHFENRLPPPSHFPGPRGPPPSQFGDHGAQPPMVDQPRGPAEHYNKDNSNAFKLNVDLHVFKDNQGPPPGPAYRGPPPNQYEDRRGPPSSSEMSGQHFNPHNQYGSSRPHSSPPHRGSFDENRGPPPQENRPHLFQHFGGSERYRFDRHSDEARPVRHSGPLLPTPPEAPIGPPSRMGAHSPDMHRDDHWRRHSPEMRRRSSTTREDSEPRSGDCFSRFEGGHREPASGPSQHSEERQRELSEDRRREREREVPHAGRPSWDRGQGKQWSREREWDRARERDHDPERSRERDRDPERTRERDRDPERTRERDRDPERGRERDRDPERGRERDRDPERGRERDRDPERGRERDRDPERGRERDRDPESGRERDRDPERGRERDRDPEHTREKEHHPERGRERDRDPERTREREHDPERTRERDRSRGREGERHRDTEGERHRDQDTDKRRDRERDRDKDKGRDSDKRDHDRDRGRNRDRERERERDRRRDRSRSRERDRDRERGKDRGKDRDRERERDRDRDRRSRSREKREEKKESKHDTPKERDITADK